TATTTGAGAATATCCGCCTTTAAGCATAACGCTAATATCAGCAGTCGTTTTGTCATTTCGGAGGAATCTCAATACACTGAAAATAAATTAGTTTAGATTGACTTCGTCGAACCACTACGTTAGGTTTCCTGCGGAATGATAAACAAACTGTCAAAAATTAAGTTGTTATTAATTACGGACATTCATATTTTTATTTGATGTTTGTCCTAGCTCAATTGATAGAATTTCAATTAGTATTGCAAGCAAATTAAAGAATAGAATTTAGGTAATTCATAAAATATTCATCAATTAAGTGATTTTTAAAACTGATATATTTATTTAAGATACTGTTTATTAATTAGTTGTGTTTATTTGAAAATTGATATTATGTAATGATTAGTTAATTAAATTATTATTTCTCTATTTTTTTTAACATTATTTAACGCCATGCTTCAATTCCTCTATTAATAGGAGGTCACAACCTTTTTTAAGTTTTAATTAAGCTTTGTTTAATACTTATTAACCATTAGAATAGGCAGTTATGATGTTTAGCTATAGTTTTGCCCCGTCAAACAAATAAAAGTTCAACATGATGAAAAGATTCATTCTCGTAATCATAATGATGATTTCAACACTAGGTATTTATTCATTTACGAATAATGCTGTTAATGCGAAGAAAACAAGTTATGCATCGTTTTACCACGATAAATTTAATGGTAGAAAAACCGCAAGCGGAGCAATTTTTGATAATTCAAAACTTACCGCAGCGCACAGAACGCTTCCTTTTGGTACCGTAGTTAGGGTTACCAATTTGAACAATGGTAAAGAAGTAATTGTATCGATAAATGATAGAGGTCCTTTCCATTCAGCTAGAGCATTAGATATGTCTAGAGCTGCGTTCGATGAAATCGGAAATACCGATCATGGTGTTATTCCGGTGCAATATGAAATTGTCGATTAATTTATGATTTAAATTAAAAAGCCAGCTAAATTTTAGCTGGCTTTTATGTTTTTAGAGGTTAAACTCTATCAATGCAGGACAATGGTCAGAATGAACGGCTTCTTTTAAAATAACAGCTCTGCTGAGTTTGTCTTTTAAAGAATAAGAAGCAAAGTTATAATCTAATCTCCAGCCTTTGTTATTGGCTCTTGCGTTTTGTCGGTAGCTCCACCAAGTGTAATTGTCTGGTTCATTATTAAATAACCTAAAAGTGTCTATCAACTCACATTCTTCGATGAAGTTGGTCATCCATTCTCTTTCCATAGGTAAAAAGCCTGAAGTGTTTTTTAAACCTACAGGATTGTGGATATCAATCGCCTGATGACAGATATTAAAATCTCCGGAAATAATCAAATTCGGAATTTCTTTCTTTAAATTTTTTATATATTCTAAAAAATCATGGCAAAACTGCATTTTAAATTCCAGTCTTTCAATATTAGAAGCTGAAGGAACATAGACTGAAATTACTGAAAAGCCGTCAAAATCTGCACGTATAATTCTTCCCTCATTATCATAGCTTTCAATTCCGCAACCATATTCTACATAATTGGGTTTTATTTTAGATGCAATTCCTACGCCGCTGTAGCCTTTTTTTACTGCAGAATGCCAATAACTGTGATATCCAGCTTTTTCAAGACTTTCAATATCAATCTGGTCGTTTCCGGCTTTACTTTCCTGAATGCAGATAATATCCGGATCTGCGGTTTTAAGCCATCCTAAAAAATCTTTGGTGAAAGCAGCCCTGATTCCGTTGACGTTGTATGTAATTAATTTCATAAAATAAATATACAGGCAAAGTTATAAAAACAAATGCCGGTTTTGGTACCGGCAATGATAAGTTATTTTATTTTTCACTTTTAAAAATGAGCTTTCCATCCTTGTGAAGCTCGTTTTCGTTTCCTTTTCCTCGCAGTTCGTAATGGTCATTTTTATACCAAATTCCAGATGCCGCTTTTTGACCTTCAAGTTCTATCGTTTCACCGTTCAATACTAAACTAACCGTGTTTTTTGTATTATCAAATGTCATGTCAAGCTTTTTTCCATCTTTATCGGAAATCGTTGTTTTGATAATTTCCGGAGCAGAATCTGTTTGATTGGTTGCCAATGAATCACTGATAGAGTGATGGGTAGAATCTTTCGGAGAACTCATGATAGAATCTGTACCTAGAGAAGATCCTGATGCTGGATTTTCTTTTTTACAAGCTGCTAAAGTTAATACAGCAACAAACGATGCTGCCAAAATGTTTTTATTCATAATTATTATATTAAAGGTGAAATTTTACTTCAAATTGAATACCAAAACTCAAGGGATAAAAGCATTGATTAGCAAATGTTAATTAATGTTTGAGTTATTTTGTGGAAAAATTATTTTTTTAATAAGTATATTGCGAATTTAAATGATGAATTGGTCGTATGTTTAAACTTAATTTTTTTATATTATTTTTTCTTTTTAGTTTACAAGTTTTTCCCTCTCAAAATATCAGACACTTATCTGTAGATGACGGCCTTCCGCAATCTTTTGTTTCGGCACTGGAGCAGGATGATGAAGGTTTTGTTTGGATAGGAACCCGAAACGGACTTTCTCGATACGACGGGCAAAACTTTAAAACATATCAACATCATTTCAATACCCAAAATTCTTTAGCTTCAAATACAATCGATTATTTAAGAAAAGGTAAAAGAAATAGTCTCTGGATAAAATATGAAACGGCAGGGATTGATTATTTTGATATTAACTCAGGGAAAATTAATCACATCATTGATGCTGAATTTTTAGATAAAAATAAACTTTCGATTCACCGGAAATCTTGGTTGGTAGCGCACGATGGTTTTTTATGGTTTAAAACTTTAAAAAATGAACTCTTTAGTTTTAATCTTCAAAGTAAAAAGTTGAGCCACAGAAATCTAAATTTCGATAAAGACGAGATTATTTATAATATTCTAGAGGATAAAAACAAAAATATTTGGGTCTTAACACAGAAAAATCTGAAGATTTTTGATGAAAAAAACAACAGCTTTACAAGCATTTCTATTCCTTATCATATGTTTGCAGATAAGCTGTATCAAAACAATAGTGAAGCCGCGCTGTTTCGTCAAAGAAAAAATGGAGAATTGATGTGGGCAGATAAAGAATATTTTTATTTTTTTAATCCTATCAAAAAAACGTTCAGAAGTGAAAAACTCCCGTTTTCTACTTTGTATCATATTAAGTTGTTGAGTACAGATGTTCAAGGCAAAGAATATTTTGTTGCAGACAATATTATTTATAGCTATACGAATGCTTTAGGTTTTAGAAAAATAACGGCGATTAATTTAGAAAATGATAGACCACCACAAGCTTTTCTTGTTGATAATTCTGGGTTAATGTGGATTGGTGGAGATGCAGAAGGAATTTATACAGTAGATCCCAAACTTAATTTTCAGTCTTTTCATTTTGAAAAAGATTTTGCTGCAGATTTGTTGAAGAATTATTATGGTATCTCGCTTTACGATTTTTTTAATTGGAAAAAACAAAATGGTATTCTGCCGGCTTCCTATTTTCTTAGATCTGTGACCACTCAAAATAAAAACTGGATAGCGCTCAATCGCACTGTTTCGTATTATGATAAACAGCAGAAAAAAATATTCCGTTTACCAGAATTACCAAAAGTAAAAAACGTGGGTTTCGCTC
The sequence above is a segment of the Chryseobacterium turcicum genome. Coding sequences within it:
- a CDS encoding septal ring lytic transglycosylase RlpA family protein, translating into MMKRFILVIIMMISTLGIYSFTNNAVNAKKTSYASFYHDKFNGRKTASGAIFDNSKLTAAHRTLPFGTVVRVTNLNNGKEVIVSINDRGPFHSARALDMSRAAFDEIGNTDHGVIPVQYEIVD
- a CDS encoding exodeoxyribonuclease III, which encodes MKLITYNVNGIRAAFTKDFLGWLKTADPDIICIQESKAGNDQIDIESLEKAGYHSYWHSAVKKGYSGVGIASKIKPNYVEYGCGIESYDNEGRIIRADFDGFSVISVYVPSASNIERLEFKMQFCHDFLEYIKNLKKEIPNLIISGDFNICHQAIDIHNPVGLKNTSGFLPMEREWMTNFIEECELIDTFRLFNNEPDNYTWWSYRQNARANNKGWRLDYNFASYSLKDKLSRAVILKEAVHSDHCPALIEFNL
- a CDS encoding MliC family protein; the encoded protein is MNKNILAASFVAVLTLAACKKENPASGSSLGTDSIMSSPKDSTHHSISDSLATNQTDSAPEIIKTTISDKDGKKLDMTFDNTKNTVSLVLNGETIELEGQKAASGIWYKNDHYELRGKGNENELHKDGKLIFKSEK